From Gopherus flavomarginatus isolate rGopFla2 chromosome 7, rGopFla2.mat.asm, whole genome shotgun sequence, the proteins below share one genomic window:
- the PDC gene encoding phosducin — translation MEEQKSASLEQDFEGQATHTGPKGVINDWRKFKLESEDRDSLPLSKKEILRQMSSPHRSLSKDDKDTRERFSRKMSMQEYELIHEEQEDESCLRKYRKRCMQDMHQRLSFGPRYGYLYELQNGEQFLEVIEKERKTVMVIVHIYEDGIKGCEALNNSLTCLAAEYSTMRFCKIKASNTGAGDRFSTDVLPTLLVYKGGELLSNFISVTEHFSEEFFAVDVESFLHEYGLLPEKEIPALGNGNTDDQDIE, via the exons ATGGAAGAGCAAAAAAGTGCCAGTTTGGAACAAGATTTTGAAGGGCAGGCTACTCATACAG ggCCCAAAGGCGTGATCAATGACTGGAGAAAGTTTAAATTAGAAAGTGAAGACAGAGATTCCCTCCCTTTGAGCAAGAAAGAGATCCTCAGACAAATGTCTTCACCACACAGATCTCTCAGTAAAGATGATAAAGACACCAGAGAGAGATTCAGTCGTAAG ATGAGTATGCAGGAGTATGAGCTCATCCATGAGGAGCAAGAGGATGAAAGCTGCCTACGAAAATACCGCAAACGCTGCATGCAGGATATGCATCAGAGGCTGAGCTTTGGGCCCAGATATGGCTATCTGTATGAGCTGCAGAATGGAGAACAGTTCCTGGAAGTCATTGAGAAAGAGCGAAAAACCGTCATGGTCATTGTTCACATTTATGAAGATGGCATCAAGGGTTGTGAGGCACTAAACAATAGCTTAACTTGCCTTGCTGCAGAATACTCCACAATGAGATTTTGTAAGATAAAGGCATCTAACACAGGTGCTGGAGACCGCTTTTCAACTGATGTGCTCCCAACCCTGCTTGTCTACAAGGGTGGGGAGCTTTTGAGCAATTTTATTAGTGTTACTGAACACTTCAGTGAGGAATTTTTTGCTGTGGATGTGGAATCTTTCCTACATGAGTATGGGCTGCTACCCGAAAAGGAGATTCCAGCACTTGGAAATGGCAATACAGATGATCAAGATATTGAATAA